The following are encoded together in the Cynocephalus volans isolate mCynVol1 chromosome 4, mCynVol1.pri, whole genome shotgun sequence genome:
- the C4H11orf91 gene encoding uncharacterized protein C11orf91 homolog codes for MPKGRRGSRSPKMSQRPAPPLYFPSLYDRGISSSPLSDFNIWKKLFVPLKAGGAPAGGAAGGRPLPQAPPAPGPPLPPPGLGPPSERPCPPPWPSGLASIPYEPLRFFYSSPPGPEGAASPLVPGPTTPKLASAPHPEELCELEIRIKELELLTITGDGFDSQRYKFLKALKDEKLQGLKTRQLGKKLASLS; via the exons ATGCCGAAGGGGCGGCGCGGCAGCCGAAGCCCCAAGATGAGCCAGCGGCCGGCTCCGCCCCTctatttcccttctctctacGACCGCGGCATCTCCTCGTCCCCGCTCAGCGACTTCAACATCTGGAAGAAGCTCTTCGTGCCTCTGAAGGCGGGCGGGGCGCCGGCGGGCGGGGCGGCGGGGGGCCGGCCCCTGCCCCAGGCGCCCCCAGCCCCGGGGCCCCCGCTGCCGCCGCCTGGCCTGGGTCCCCCCAGCGAGCGCCCTTGTCCCCCGCCTTGGCCCTCCGGTCTGGCCTCCATCCCCTACGAGCCTTTGCGCTTCTTCTACTCGTCACCGCCCGGGCCCGAGGGGGCTGCCTCGCCCTTGGTCCCCGGCCCCACGACCCCCAAGCTcgcctctgccccccaccccgagGAGTTATGCGAGCTGGAGATCCGGATTAAGGAGCTGGAGCTGCTCACCATCACTGGGGACGGCTTCGACTCCCAGCGCT ATAAATTCCTGAAGGCCCTAAAAGATGAAAAGTTACAAGGACTGAAGACCAGGCAACTTGGAAAGAAGCTGGCCTCTCTCTCCTGA